Genomic DNA from Chlorocebus sabaeus isolate Y175 chromosome 6, mChlSab1.0.hap1, whole genome shotgun sequence:
agtttgaggccagcctggccaacacagtgaaaccctatttctactaagaaaacaaaaattatccaggcatggtggcgcacgcctgtaatcccagctactcaggaggctaaggcgggaggatcacttgaacctgggaggcggagtttgcagtgagctgagatcacaccactgcactccaacctgggcaacagagagagaccttgtctcaaaaaaaaaaaaaaaagaaaaaaaaagaaataaagaaaataataaaaatttaaaaataaaataaaataaaaataaaatgatcagcATTCCAGAAACACAAGTGTTCTGGATTCTctggcctggaaaaaaaaatgaccctaATATTCTAGATCTGTAAGCATTACAAAACACCACCATATTCTAGATTTCCTGACCTTCCAGTCCCTCCCCCCCACATACTAGATTTCCTAATATGCCAGTATCCCCCAATATTCTGAATATCCTGGCATGCAAAAAATTTTCTAGAgtctgaggctgggcatggtagctcacacctgcaatcccagcactttgggaggctaaggcgggagaatggcttgagcccaggagtttgagaccagcctgggcaacacagtgagacaatgtcactacaaaaaaaaaaaaaattaaaaattagctgtctgtggtggcacacacctgtagtcccagatactcaggaggctgaggcaggaggatcacttgagcccagaaggctgaggctgcagtgagccatgattgcaccgctgcactctagcctgggcaacagagcaagaccctgtctcaaaaacaaacaaacaaaaacaaaattagggtTCGAGATGCACAGCTATTTCAGAACACCCCAGTTTCAGAAGCACTCACCTTTGAAGTCTCTCATTTGTGTTCTAGATTCTCTGATAATCCGGAATCTCCTGCATTATGGATTTCTTGGAATGCAAACAAACCTTCCAGTGCTCTGGAAGGGCGGATAGTCCAGGATCTCTTCCATTCTCTAGATTTCCTAGTAATCCAGATTCCTTTCTGTATCTTATAATTCTCAGCATTCCAGACATCCTGACATGCAAGATATTCCTACCGGTGGAGATTCACGGGTATGAACTCCCCTTGACACTCCCCTATTCTAGAATCAGTGATTTTCCAGGTCCTTTTTGTCAGAAGCTTCTACATTCTGGATTCTCTGATAAGCAGGGGAGAACTCTAATATTGTTAATCCATGAGCACTCCAGAACATCCTTGTGTCCAAGATGTCCTAGCGTTCTAGACCCCTCTCTATGTTTCAGAAGCTCTGGCATTCCAGAAACTATGGAATTCCAGAATTAGCATGCTCTAGTATTCTCTACTCCTCGTCTGTCCCCACTTTCTGTCCCTTTTTTATTGgcacaaagaaaaaagatgcagAAAACCCCCTGGAGGAAGTGCCACAGAACAGGCATTATTTGGTGAGAAAAAAATCCTAAGGccagccaggcaaagtggctcacgcctgtaatcccagcactctggaggccaaggcaggtggatcatctgaggtcaggagttcgagaccagcctggccaacatggtgaaaccctgcctctactaaaaatacaaaaattagctgggcatagtagcgggtgcctgtaatcccagctacttggaaggttgaggcatgagaatcgcttgaacccaggaggtgcaggttgcagtgagcctagatcgcgccattgcaccccagcctgggtaacagaacaagactctgtctctaaataaatcaataaataaatactagccaggaatggtggcaggtggctataatcacagctactcaggaggctgaggtaggagaatcacttgaacctgggaggcagtggttgcaatgagctgagattgtgctcctgcactccagcctgggcgatgagagcaagactctcaataaataaataaataaatcccaagGATGTCAAGGCTTAGGTTAGCTGAACCTATCCCATACACCCTCTCCAGAAGAGGTAAGAAACAGCACAACCAGGGATGCTGGTGGGGATTTTTGCAGTGTTGAGGTTTGAGGTACAAATGTTAAGGAGGCAGTAACCAATCCATTTACATCTGTGTTTATGCCTCCTGCAGCCACTCGTCCCTGCTTGATCCTCTGTCCAGGAACTCCTCCTCCACTCTACCCACTTGGGGTTGACCTCACCTCCAGGCTTGTGAGGACACATGATCCAGGCTGGAATAATGGAAGGCCTTCATCACGCTGGCCACAGTAATTGGTTCAAGGATGGCCACCTGACTTAATTCAAGCCCATGAGAATCAGTCCTGTGATTTTTGCTGTTGCTAGGGGAGAAGAGAGTTGCTAAGGAGCTGCTTAGAGTCACCTTGCCACAGAGAGAAAACCTGACTGAGGATGCATTCCAGAGGTAAGTGAAGTTAGGAGATAAAAAGATATtctgggccagacacagtggctctcacctgtaatcccagcactttgggaggctgaggtgggcggatcgcctgaggtcaggagtttgagaccagcctggccaacatggtgaaaccctgtctctactaaaaatacaaaaattaagtgggcatggtggtgtgcaactgtaatcccagctactccggaggctgatgcaggattgcttgaacctgggaggtggagattgcagtgagctgagattgtaccattgcactccagcctggatgatagagtgagactctgtctcaaaaaaaaaaaaaaaaagaaagaaaaagaaaaaaagaaaaaaaagaaattctggattAGTATTTGAACCCCTGGATCCAGCCATACCTGAAGGCAAAGTAAAAGTCAACACATTCCTCCCCTGCAACACctcttttggtttggttttgttttttgagacaggatctcactctgtcactcaggctggagtgcagtggtgtgatcatggctcactgtagccttggcctcctaggctcaagtgatcctcccacctcagcctcccaagaagctgggaccacaggcatgcatcaccatgcctgcgtaattttttaatttttttgtagagatggggttttgttatgctgcccaggctagtctgaaactcctgagcacaagcaaactggcctcccaaagtgccgggattataggtgtgagccactgtgcctggccttcctttGCTTAAACAAGAGAGGTAGATGTTCCTGATTTTGCATTATCAGGTTGGGTCCCACATctcccccacccctttcctggggTGTCCCAAACCTGCTAAGAATAAGCAAGATGTTGGCAGTGAGGACTTTATTGGGGAGGGTGACTTTGGCTTCCAGAAAAGAGGGAAGGTGGGGACCTAATAACAATGACCATTTATTCCAAGGAGGCCCTGGCCCTGAACCCAGGGTTCCCATAGGAATCAGGGAGGCACCTGAGTCCCCCAGGACCAGGGCATCCCAAGGCATCATGGCAGCTGCGTTGTTCAAAAGGAAGTTTCATTGAGCTTCATCTTGGGAGGTGTGAGGGGAGTGCCGAGACTGGTGGAGGGCCAAGGGGCTGGTGTGGGTGGCCGTCGGAGGTCCGGTCCACTCCGCACCAGTTCCTGGCAGCGTTCCACAAAGCTGCCCCCACCACGGCGCCGGGCCTCAGCCTGCGGGGGGCTTGGGCTCCCACGGTGGCCAGACAAGGAGGTGTTGCTGGAGGCtgagtggaggctgaggaagtaAGGACAGTAAGTGCACATCATCACAGGGCAGCTGAGCCACTCTGCCCCGGAGCCACCACACTGTCCCCTCTCCCTCCATTGCACAGAAGGGGAAGTGGCGTTGTAGCTACCTGGTGAGGGAGACGCggggtgaggggctggggagagagcCCCGCGAGGGAGCTGAGGGAGCCGGTGGGGCCagctcacagtgttccagctgtTCCATCAGTTCTTGCTCCGTCAGGCCACCTGCTGGGGGGCACAGAAGCAGAGTCAGGGGGCAAGACAGGGGTCATAGGGCAAGGGCCTGGGTTGCATTGCAGTGCAAGCACCCAGAGACAGGACaggagagaggaggcagagatCAATGCATGGGggccagaggctgagacaggggttGAAAAACAAGGGCAGGAAGGGATGGGGAGCAGAGAGGGGGTCAAAGGAAAAGAGGTCAGAGGGCAAGGGCCTGGGAGAGAGATCAAGAAGTTGGCTGTGGAGAGTGGTTCTGGGTGAGGCTCTGGGGCTTGGGACGGGATTGGGGTGGGACAGGGAGTACCAGGGGCCTGGCCGAGGCCGTCCATGGCGGTGGTTAGGTCCCACATGGCCAAGCTGCCGTTGGCCTGGCCGGTGAGCAGGTAGCGCCGGGGCCGAGAGCCAAGCCGCCGGGAGCCCTCACACTCCAGCACTGTGAAGGCCGTAGTGGGTGAGCCATCCACGGAGCGCACGGAGCACACCCTGGGGGGTGCAGTGGGGAAGGCAGTCACCCTCACTTTCTCACCCTTCCCAGTCCCAGTCCCCACCACTATGGCTGCAGTTCCTGCCTCCCCAGGGGCCACCCCAGTCTTTATCCATCCCTAGCCTGCTTTTCTCTCGAGTTCCAGTCCCAAGGGTAGAGCAGCTCTTGGACACCCCAGCCCCAAACACCCAGGGAATCTCCCAGAGACTTCTGCTCTTCCCTGCTCCCACTGCCAGGGAAGGCCCAAGGCCTGTCCCAGCTGCTCCCCCACCTCCTATCAGCCTCCTGGCCTCTTCCCTGGGCTCCTGGCCTCCCATCAAGCCTCCTTTCATTCCCCGTGCAGTGGTCACAGTTCCCCGCACAAGACAAAGCTTCAGCCCTTCTACAGCCTGACAAGGCCCGCCCACATCTGCACCCCATCCTCACCTCCTGTGCTCCAGCCCAGGAGCCCACGTGTCCTTCCCATGTGACCCTATTtggccctcctcagcctctgcacATACGGTTCCCTCAGCCTGgggcccccttcccctcccttctttcttctgctcCTTCCTACTTGTCCTCTAGGTCTCTGCTCAGAGTCCCTTCATCCAGAACAGCCTCTGAGGCCCCTTTCCCAGCTGAAGCAAGGCTCCTACAGCTCCCTGGGTCTCCTCTATTCCACCCCAAGCCCTCTGCCTGTGCCCCCCATCCCACCCTGACCCCTTTGCCTGTGCCCCCCCTATCCCACCCTGACCCCTCCCCCTGTGCCTCCAACCAACCTGGCCCTGCCTGCACTGGGCTGGCACTGCGCCAGGTCACTCCCACCCACACCCATCACACCTTTGATACCTCCTGCCCCAAACCCACCAGGCCTGTCCTCCCTCCCAGCCTTTGATCCTTCAATGCTCCTTGGCTGTGGCCCCTTTCTGGCCTCAGTGACCTGGCTGGCATCTTGCCTTCTCCCCTGACCTCCCTCCCTGTTGGACAGGACTGTCCTCACCGCTGCCCAGTAGATGAGAGACGCACGAACAGCTGGCTGGCGCTGGGCACCACCTTCTGGATGAACACTTGCTGGTCGTCCCGTTCGCCGTAGGGGCCTGGGCCAGGCAGGGACAGGGGTCAGGGCCAGCTGGGGTCCCCTCAGCCTCAGACTTCCTTCCCCATTGATGAAACCCACCACCCCAAGACCCAGGTCCCATTCCCAGGCTGTTGGAGTTGGGCAGGGCCAGAGAGGGCTGGGGGATTGCAGCAGTCAGTGGAGCTCAGGTGCCTCAAGGATCAGGACACCTCAATCATTGTAGGCTCCTGGGTCAGGTGGCCACAAGTGGGAATTAGTGGAGGTCAACAGGGGTCAGGTAAGGGGGTCAGTGGAGTGGGAAGGCCAGGAGCCAGTAGGCACCAATGTCATTGCCAGCACTGCAGCCGCCATGCCCATCCGCCGACTCCAGCGCCAGGATCTTAAAGGAAGCGAGTGGGGTAGAGCCGGGCTGGGTGGAAATCATGCCGCGGAAGCGAGTCACAGACCATGTCCGCACGTGGTTGTTGTCGGCACAGACTGAGGGGGCACAGGGAGAGCAGGAGATCAGGCCTGGTGCAGGCATCAATGCTGCCTGCCCCTCTAGAGGCCCAGGACAGCTCCGTTTCAGGAGGGTCAGCCCTTGCTGAGTTCTTCCCTTTCAGAGAATCCTTTCCTCCCCAGAATTCCAAATGCTAAAAACCCTgttgcctctgcctccaaaactGTTCCAGAGCCTGATGTCACCTTGCCCTGTCCTCTGCCCCACGCTGGTCCTGGTCCATTTTGTCACCTGCCTGGACCATATCAGTACCCCCCTCCCAGAGGTCCCTACTCCTGtcttatccacccgccttggcctcccaaagtgctgggattataagtgtgagctaccgcacctggccattgacgtccatttctatatatttattgtcTGCCATCCCTGctagaatgtcagctccatgagggcaggaacttgGCCTGTCTTGTTCATCACTGTATCCCCTATGCCTGGCACACGGTGGGTGCCCCGTAAATCCTTGCTGAATTGATGGATTCCCGAACACACACAGATTGACTCCTCCCCAGACCGATCCCCTTATGGTATTCTCTCACTTCTGCAATTACAGTCCCATCCCAGGTCAATCCTCTCCACCACAGCTCTCTTCCTACACAATGTCCCTCCCCAGTGGAAATTCTAATCCTTCTGCCTCCACACTCCCATCTGAGCTGTCTCTCCCAGCACTGGAGCACCCCACAGAGGCTCACCTGAGATGAGGTGCTTCTCCGACAGCATGATCTTGGTGACAGGGCTGCGGTGCACAGTGAAGGTCTGGAAGAGCTGAGGCCCCGAGCCCACAGTCTCTGGGTGCTGCACGATGACCCGCACGCCCCCTGAGCTGGTGCCATAGGCGATCTCGATCCAGTTCCCACTGTCACCTGGTGAGGGGCCAAGGATGAAGAGAGGGCCTGGgccacagaaacagaaaccagggcagagagaaagaaacaggcacAGAACAGAGACACAGTCAGAAAGCAaggagaggctgggcgtggtggctcacgcctgtaatcccatcactttgggaagctgaggcgggtggatcacctgaggtcaggagttcaagaccagcctggccaacgtgctgaaaccccgtccctactaaaaatacaaaaattagctgggcgtggtggtgcacaccttaatcccagctactcaggaggctgaggcatgagaattgcttgaacccaggaggcagaggttgcaatgagccaagaccacgccactgtactccagcctggatgacagaatgagactctgtctcaaaaaagaaaaagaaagacagagagagagagagagaaagaagaaagacacagaacagagacacagaaagcaaggagagagggaaggacaCAAAAAGGTCTTGgcaatgagccaagaccacgccactgtactccagcctggatgacagaatgagactctgtcccaaaaaagaaaaagaaagacagagagagagagagagagaaagaagaaagacacagaacagagacacagaaagcaaggagagagggaaggacaCAAAAAGATGGTGATGAGATGTGGGAAATGCAGGAACAGGGAGACAAAGGCACAGGTCAGAGGAGGAGAGGCCCAGagacagaaattataacagtgaaacagcaaataagagaggaaagagaaagaaaaacagagaacagaggccgaggcaggaagattgcttgaggccaggcctttgaggccagcctgggcaacatagtgagatcctcatctctacaaaagatttttaaaaaactatttgggTGTGATGGTAtgcacctatgatcccagctactcaagaggctgaggtaggaggatcacttgaacctagggggtgaggctgcagtgagctatgattgcgccactgtactccagcctaggtgaagaagcaagactctgtctcaaaaaataaacaaaaatgacataATAGTGGCACGTGGTGGGAAGGGAGATGAGGAGGAAATGAATAAGTAAGTGAAATAAGAAAGAGGCTGGGTTCAGTGGtccacgcctgcaattccagcactttgggagacgaaggCAGGAgtatgccaggagttcaagaccagttcggccaatgtggcaaaaccccgcctctactaaaaatgcaaaaattagctgggcatggtggcaggcacccgtaatcccagctacttgggaggctgaggcaggagaattgcttgagcccaggaggcagaggttgtagtgagccgagattgcgccattgcactccagcctgggttgaattacagagcgatactctgtctaagaaaaaaaaaaaaaagataagaaaagggCCTTACAAAGAAGAAAGGTGATAATCTGCCATGAAGTTAGGTGtattattaacttatttttgctttaaaaaaaaaaaaaaaaagaagaagcagcagcagcagcagcagcagcagctatggccaggcacagtgactcaagtctgtatttccagcactttggaggccaaagtgtcaggatcacttgagcccaggagttcaagactagcctgggcaacatgacaaaaccctgtctctacaaaagaatacaaaaattagacaggtgtggtgatgcaagcCTGTGGTTCTGctgttcaggaggttgaggtgggaggatcatttgagctcgaatggcagaggttgcagagaactaagatcatgccactgcactctagcctgggcaacagagcaagaccctctctttattttttttaaaaaagaataatccctacctcacatcatacataaaatttaatttctgatACAACAGACTTCCACGTAAAAACTAAAACTGTAAATCTTCTAGAAGAAACTCAGGAGAAGATCTGTGTAACCTAGAATAGGTAAAGATATCTTAACACCCAGAAAATGCTAACCATTAAaaaattttgctaagtgaaaaatgcagacacaaaaggccacataatGTATGATCCCATTTACATGAattgtccagaacaggcaaatccataggtATAGGAAGCATattgagcctggccaacagggcgtaacccagtctctaccaaaagtagaaaaattagctgggcatggtgatgcacgtcTGTAATCATCccctactcgggaagctgaggcaggagaattgcttgaacccaagaggcagaagttgcagtgagctgagatcacgccactgcactccagcctgggcagcaggctcactacagtctctgccatgcctggctaatttttgtagttttagtagagatgggatttcaccatgttggccaagctggtctcaaacccctgacctcagatccgcccgcctcagccccccaaagtgctgggattacaggtgtgagccaccgtgcccagccagattcaACTCTCAtccagtcattcaacaaatatttactaagcatccCTGTataagcactgttctaggtgctagaTCGTGACCAGCCTCTCCACCCGGGGCAGAGTGGACCATTAGGAGTTaatctttgtgtttctttcccatctttgtgattAAGGCATGATGTTCACATGTTCATAAAACAACACAGATGCAGGTTTTACAGCAGATGAAGCTGAGTTCTCTTACTTGAgacagctttttgttttgttttcttgacatCAAATGCAGAATGGGCTAATTTTTTAGATGTAATTCTCATaccataaaatttgccattttaacgtGCACAATTTAGTGGATTTTGGTATATTCACAAGATTGTACCACTATCACCATGAACGAATTCCAGAGTATTTCCATCACCCCCATAATAAACCCCCTGATCTTTAGCAGCAGCTCCACATTTCTCACTTCTGATACCCTCTAGAAATCACtaatatgctttctttttttgttttagccaggcctgatggtgtgcacctgtaatcctagctactcgggaggctgaggcaggagaatcgcttgaactcaggagctggaggttgcagtgagccaagattgcacccctgcactccagcctgggcaacagaacgagactctgtgtcaaaaaaccaaaaaaaaaaaaaaaaagagagagcgagagttGAATCTGCCACCCCTCGATAACCCCCCCTGGGTCATGGTACACAAGTTGGGGGATAGCTGCaagcaggggctggggctggctggTGACAGCAGCAGGGGAAGATGGGTCATAGCTTACTGGTCTTGGGGGTGAGGTAGACACTGAGGGCGGTGACCCCATCCTCTGCCGGGTCCCGATAGAGCTCGCTGACAAGGAGGTCGTTGTCTTTCATGCGCAAGGGGAACTTCTGCACATCTGCGGTGGGCAGGGAGGGTGGAGTGGGTTTGTTCCAGGTGCCccagcctctctccctcccttcccctctcccaggGGGAGGCTCTCGGGCACCCAGGACACAGCTGCTGCTCACCCACGTAGTAGATGGAGCCGTTGTTGcagcccaggaggaggaaggagccTGCTGCATCATAACTGGTGATGGGCTGCACCTCCTGGacctgggggtggggcaggccagGCTGCAGCCGGGAGCCCTTCCACTCCTTTGCTTCCGTGGTGACCCCTCACAGAGGATGGGCCCTCTCCTCCACCTCCAGAACCCACCCACTGCTCCCCAACCCCATCCACCCCAGGCCTACCTTTGTCCCTGTCttgttccctcccttcctccctttgaTGCATCTCTCTCTGACTCTTGGCCTCTCCTGGACtctgtactttttaaagttttaacttttaaaatttctgtgtagAGAGAGtcttatcatgttgcccaggctggtgtcaaactcctgggctcaagccatcctcctgccttggcctcccaaagtgctgggattacgggcgggagtcaccgcacccggcctccactCTACTTCTGACATGACTCTAATTCATCCCCCTTTATCTCTCTGTGTTCCCCCATCTGCCACAGTGGTTCAGTCTGGTTTGACTCTGTCTACCCTTCTCTGTCACCtctttctgattttctatttcttatttctatttgcctggttttctccctttctgtctctttctctgcctctgtctgtctttctctcaaagcgatcctcccaccttagcctcccaaagtgctgggattacaggtgtgagccagttcTTGTCTCCTACAGCATCTCCCCTAACCTGTTCTCTCACCCAGTCCCAGAGaattctccctcctccttttcaAACACATTCATGCCTCATGTGGGCTCTGCAGCCCTTCCTCCAGGAAGACTTCCCTGATGCTCCTTAGGCCTTTATCACAGACATCCCCAGGCTCTGGCCAGCTGCTGGTTCTCTGGCTTCCTCCAGGTttaggggatggggatgggggcaGATGCGAACCCCTCC
This window encodes:
- the SHKBP1 gene encoding SH3KBP1-binding protein 1 isoform X2, translating into MAAAATAAEGLPSRGPPGEVIHLNVGGKRFSTSRQTLTWIPDSFFSSLLSGRISTLKDETGAIFIDRDPTVFAPILNFLRTKELDPRGVHGSSLLHEAQFYGLTPLVRRLQLREELDRSSCGNVLFNGYLPPPVFPVKRRNRHSLVGPQQLGGRPAPVRRSNTMPPNLGNAGLLGRMLDEKTPPSPSGQPEEPGMVRLVCGHHNWIAVAYTQFLVCYRLKEASGWQLVFSSPRLDWPIERLALTARVPGGALGEHDKMVAAATGSEILLWALQAEGSGSEIGVFHLGVPVEALFFVGNQLIATSHTGRIGVWNAVTKHWQVQEVQPITSYDAAGSFLLLGCNNGSIYYVDVQKFPLRMKDNDLLVSELYRDPAEDGVTALSVYLTPKTSDSGNWIEIAYGTSSGGVRVIVQHPETVGSGPQLFQTFTVHRSPVTKIMLSEKHLISVCADNNHVRTWSVTRFRGMISTQPGSTPLASFKILALESADGHGGCSAGNDIGPYGERDDQQVFIQKVVPSASQLFVRLSSTGQRVCSVRSVDGSPTTAFTVLECEGSRRLGSRPRRYLLTGQANGSLAMWDLTTAMDGLGQAPGGLTEQELMEQLEHCELAPPAPSAPSRGSLPSPSPRVSLTSLHSASSNTSLSGHRGSPSPPQAEARRRGGGSFVERCQELVRSGPDLRRPPTPAPWPSTSLGTPLTPPKMKLNETSF
- the SHKBP1 gene encoding SH3KBP1-binding protein 1 isoform X1, which gives rise to MAAAATAAEGLPSRGPPGEVIHLNVGGKRFSTSRQTLTWIPDSFFSSLLSGRISTLKDETGAIFIDRDPTVFAPILNFLRTKELDPRGVHGSSLLHEAQFYGLTPLVRRLQLREELDRSSCGNVLFNGYLPPPVFPVKRRNRHSLVGPQQLGGRPAPVRRSNTMPPNLGNAGLLGRMLDEKTPPSPSGQPEEPGMVRLVCGHHNWIAVAYTQFLVCYRLKEASGWQLVFSSPRLDWPIERLALTARVPGGALGEHDKMVAAATGSEILLWALQAEGSGSEIGVFHLGVPVEALFFVGNQLIATSHTGRIGVWNAVTKHWQVQEVQPITSYDAAGSFLLLGCNNGSIYYVDVQKFPLRMKDNDLLVSELYRDPAEDGVTALSVYLTPKTSDSGNWIEIAYGTSSGGVRVIVQHPETVGSGPQLFQTFTVHRSPVTKIMLSEKHLISVCADNNHVRTWSVTRFRGMISTQPGSTPLASFKILALESADGHGGCSAGNDIGPYGERDDQQVFIQKVVPSASQLFVRLSSTGQRVCSVRSVDGSPTTAFTVLECEGSRRLGSRPRRYLLTGQANGSLAMWDLTTAMDGLGQAPAGGLTEQELMEQLEHCELAPPAPSAPSRGSLPSPSPRVSLTSLHSASSNTSLSGHRGSPSPPQAEARRRGGGSFVERCQELVRSGPDLRRPPTPAPWPSTSLGTPLTPPKMKLNETSF